Proteins encoded within one genomic window of Pseudorasbora parva isolate DD20220531a chromosome 3, ASM2467924v1, whole genome shotgun sequence:
- the zbed4l2 gene encoding E3 SUMO-protein ligase ZBED1 isoform X2, with translation MDLQSQIHPASLNGQNIRRRMQRFLPFSDRRTSKVWNHYTQLSLHRVECNHCKRQLSFHNSTTSMREHLGRKHSIRDGAVPPHNTAGIPTPAALHSHIQTSLQGTRYNATVNPAFQPVLPVAIKEEQEEVLTAELGDTKPARTTYAPDCAAGNATSSSNAIVHQDTDVGCLMYNFPAGDMSSTAGSSSVRNGTRACSNKRAEVLTDLILEMVFRDLQPLSVVEERGFKLLLSCLEPNYPVPSPSLLGSLLWHRYHILKQCLQQHLQTSLASHCLTLCTEYWRSVDGCGVGGDGQFYLTVSAHFVDSHWRLARCVLETRPIAEFKGNPPERGQVSFADTLRGVLSEFQLPEDFVFCVVHDTPSPSESGGQENMSIDPEYQQEFAGTSHPPPSNLPEGWAPLLCTGQALKLCVQEGLCVETVRQALADARAIVLHFQHDVSASTALSQKAEAVNKESVTLVLNDPGRWTTAIEMCESLLELKWVISSVLEEQKVATNLADHQWRLIHELVPVLKTVRIAASFLSEDINGPISALMPCLQGVSRLLGQKIVECTCPVVRGVMERIRAGMDKRWSLSDEDALLDCNAVLSSFLDPRFKELRFLSPHARSKLHDKVKELLSVQAFTSNKGVNRERRQSMQMEATVDEREEPADFVLDDSLTIPAMASLDSPESCGSAEEGDSIELQPSEPSVAISSPEQVNESALEVVGSPFKNANERKRRSSGTSMTSPLRGDLQHAPRIRISPLPQSMYDILLGEDPTERMPEIHQQLENYIAEPLCRRSLSPLQWWRNKEHRFPAVARLARKYLSIPATAVAADRTFAPRESPVTQRRATLGSKHLDHILFLHQNTDYVDQLKGGAAVREIDQWNTVSGNQSRESLYQTLVSYESKVRVPEEES, from the coding sequence CTTTCCTTTCACAACAGCACTACTTCCATGAGAGAACACTTAGGACGCAAACACAGCATTCGGGACGGAGCGGTACCCCCTCACAACACAGCAGGCATCCCCACCCCTGCAGCATTACATTCTCACATTCAGACCAGTTTACAAGGTACCAGATACAACGCCACAGTCAATCCGGCATTTCAACCAGTGCTACCTGTTGCTATCAAAGAGGAGCAGGAAGAAGTACTGACAGCAGAGTTGGGAGACACCAAACCTGCTCGGACCACATATGCCCCTGACTGTGCGGCAGGAAACGCAACTTCTAGTTCAAATGCCATTGTGCACCAAGATACAGATGTGGGCTGCCTAATGTATAATTTTCCTGCTGGAGACATGAGCAGCACTGCTGGAAGCAGCAGCGTCCGCAATGGCACAAGAGCCTGCAGCAACAAGCGAGCTGAGGTGTTGACCGATCTCATCTTGGAGATGGTGTTCAGAGATCTTCAGCCATTGTCTGTGGTGGAAGAGAGGGGGTTCAAGCTTTTACTGAGTTGCCTAGAGCCTAACTACCCCGTGCCGTCTCCATCTCTGCTTGGCAGCCTACTTTGGCATCGTTACCACATCCTCAAGCAATGCCTTCAGCAGCATCTTCAGACAAGCCTAGCTTCTCACTGTCTGACCCTCTGTACCGAATACTGGCGATCTGTTGATGGATGTGGCGTTGGCGGGGACGGTCAGTTCTACCTTACAGTCAGTGCGCATTTTGTCGACTCCCACTGGCGCCTGGCACGTTGTGTGCTCGAGACCCGACCGATTGCAGAATTCAAAGGAAACCCGCCTGAGAGAGGGCAAGTGAGCTTTGCAGACACCCTGAGAGGAGTCCTCTCCGAGTTCCAGCTTCCAGAGGACTTTGTTTTCTGTGTTGTGCATGACACCCCAAGTCCATCTGAGTCTGGGGGGCAGGAGAATATGTCCATCGATCCAGAATATCAGCAAGAATTTGCTGGGACCAGCCATCCGCCCCCCAGTAATCTTCCGGAGGGATGGGCACCTCTGCTTTGCACAGGACAGGCCCTGAAACTCTGTGTCCAGGAGGGACTTTGCGTGGAGACCGTCAGACAGGCTCTGGCAGATGCTCGTGCCATCGTCCTACATTTCCAACATGATGTGAGCGCTTCTACAGCACTGAGCCAGAAAGCAGAGGCTGTTAATAAAGAGTCTGTAACCCTGGTCTTGAACGACCCAGGGCGCTGGACCACTGCCATTGAGATGTGTGAGAGTCTGCTGGAGCTCAAGTGGGTAATAAGCTCTGTCCTAGAGGAGCAAAAAGTTGCAACAAATCTGGCAGATCACCAGTGGCGCCTTATACATGAACTGGTCCCTGTGCTTAAAACAGTTCGCATTGCAGCATCGTTTTTGAGCGAGGACATCAATGGACCCATTTCAGCCCTAATGCCGTGCCTCCAAGGAGTGTCCAGGCTCCTGGGACAGAAAATTGTGGAGTGCACCTGTCCAGTGGTGAGGGGAGTTATGGAGCGAATTCGTGCTGGTATGGACAAACGCTGGAGTCTGAGTGACGAAGATGCTCTTTTGGACTGCAATGCCGTACTTTCCTCATTTCTAGACCCACGTTTTAAAGAGTTGCGGTTTCTCAGCCCACATGCCCGCAGCAAGCTGCATGACAAGGTCAAAGAGCTGCTATCTGTTCAGGCTTTCACAAGCAACAAAGGAGTCAATCGAGAGAGAAGAcaaagcatgcaaatggaagCGACCGTGGACGAACGTGAAGAACCTGCAGATTTCGTATTGGATGATTCTTTGACAATACCTGCAATGGCTTCTTTGGATTCTCCTGAATCGTGCGGCTCAGCGGAGGAAGGTGACAGCATCGAGCTGCAGCCAAGCGAGCCCTCCGTTGCCATATCATCTCCAGAACAGGTCAATGAGAGCGCGCTCGAGGTTGTCGGATCGCCTTTCAAGAACGCCAACGAACGTAAAAGACGTTCTAGTGGGACCAGCATGACCTCGCCACTGAGGGGAGATTTACAGCACGCGCCTCGAATACGAATAAGTCCTCTCCCACAGAGCATGTATGATATTCTTCTGGGCGAGGACCCCACTGAGCGGATGCCTGAAATTCACCAGCAGCTGGAGAATTACATCGCAGAGCCGCTTTGCAGACGCAGCCTCTCGCCCCTGCAATGGTGGCGCAACAAGGAGCATCGCTTTCCTGCTGTGGCCAGACTGGCACGAAAATACCTGTCCATACCAGCAACTGCTGTTGCCGCCGATCGAACCTTTGCCCCCAGGGAGTCTCCAGTGACCCAAAGAAGGGCTACACTGGGGTCTAAACACCTTGATCACATTTTGTTTCTCCATCAGAACACCGATTACGTAGATCAGCTGAAAGGTGGAGCCGCTGTACGCGAAATTGACCAGTGGAACACTGTCAGTGGAAACCAAAGCAGAGAAAGTCTTTACCAGACTCTAGTGTCCTATGAAAGTAAGGTTCGTGTGCCAGAGGAAGAGTCATAA